Genomic window (Oryza sativa Japonica Group chromosome 3, ASM3414082v1):
TATGCACTTGTGATTGGACTCGATGTCTACTCGCATTGCTTCTTGCAGTGCTTTATATAGGCTGTTCAAAGTGGGCAGTGATTCAGTGTTGTCACTGTGTCAGCTCATATCATATGGAATTATGGATATCAATTCTTTTTGGACAAAGGTTAGACCTCGTGCATGAATGGCAGAGTAAATGGGCGGCTAGTGAGAGATCGATGTGTCGTCGTCAGCTTCCATAACTGGTAATCAGTTTTCCATATGGCTGCATGCATGGCGATGGGTCATTGGACGCTAGGACCCTTTTCAGCGTTTCTGAATCTCTGACTCTGAAGAAGTGTGTGATCTTCTGCAAGCTTGCATCGCTCAACTCAAGTAGATAAGCCGCTATAATCTAATAGAATAGTGTAGCAGCGTAAATCTGTAGTGAAGCTGCACTTAGCACGCCTCCTAATTCCCAGTGCTCGTGTTATCTATCTGAAATGAAAACCCCAAGTGGTTCGTAGTGGAGCACCAACTTAATCAAATCAAATGATCAAGTGCTGtaaatgcatgcatccatgtatATGCATGCGTCTCGGTGTTAATTAGGCAGCGTCTATTTGCAACGTGTGGCACGATTAGTTGATTGGGACGAATGGTATGGTTACATTGTTTATCAGCCTGCAGACTTTGCGACGATGTGATCTGACTGAATCTGCCAATCAAATCTGTAGACGAGTAGCAGTGTGTAGTGCTACTGCTGCTAGCTGCATGTattgataaaagaaaaagaaaacattttCCACAACCGATTACATCTCGTGTGTTGAGTCTTGTTTGGAGATTTTGTGGCAGTTGCAGTTTCTCTCGGAATTATAAACTTTTTTGTTCAGATTTTAAAAAGTTGTAATTCATAAAATGAATTAAAAGCTATAaacctatttttaaattttttttaaattgacTACGAACCAATTACTCCTCTAAACATGCTCTTGGAATAGTCTCTCCCATCAGAAAGATAAGCATCGTGACATCATATCACTAAATCAGTTAGTGCGCACGATTGGTTGGTGCAGTGCATGCATGTACGACGACAGTAAAGAACACCACAAGTCGGCTAGCCTCCACTAGGCCAGGCCCGCATAGACGAACGGCCCATGTAAGGTCTGGGTAAGGCTGAACTGTAAACAGTTTTGGGCTTTTGATGGGTAAGAGTTGTCCTGGACGTCAGGTCGAATGGGCTAGGTCGGTTCAGGCCTGATGCACTACCAGGCCCTCCCAATCCCGGCCCGTTTTCGCTGTGAAATTTATTGATTACCAagtttttgtaaaatttgtatcaAGTTTTAAGTTGGACTTTAAAAAGTACAGCAACGCTAGCTCATGCGTTTAAAGCTTACACTGCAAGTGTTAGCCTTCTAGATTGCCAAAATATTTCTCAATCCATACATGTAAGAAAAAATTACGTTACGAAGTACTCCCTCTACCTCAATTTGATCGTCATCTaaatttttgatattttttaaatgatCATCTAACAAAATACTTATTTGTTATTTGTGCAAAGAGTAAATTTGCATCGCGAAATGCCCTAAATGCATTCAACTAATCAATATTATTTTCTATTGGTTTAACCCATGCAATATTTAAAGTGTTAATTAATTTTTGTTGAACACGACGGGACACCTTGATTGATGAGGATTAATATCAGAATGATggatgttttggtgccttttgctTATGGGATAATCaaattgggatggagagagtacaaaCCAAATCGATCACATAAGCACAAAACAAATACTGCAAATGCGGAAGacacatatttcacatttgtGTGGTTAATATTGCAACAATCAAAATATCTATGttgaaatcatttttttcacaaatattAGGCTGCCTTCTAACCTGGTTAAGATGAAAATTAAGTGTAGACACACAAAACAAGAAAACCATTAGCGCATAATttattgagttttaattatttcaaactaaaaaaatcatttgaattttaaatcaacatcaacttctatatataatttttttacacgAAATATATCGTTTAGCGGTTTAAAAAACGAGCTAACGAAAACCGAGGTAAATTATGTCAATCATAATATTGGAACTAAAACTATGAGTCTATGACAactctcttaaaaaaaaaactagaactaAACAGCTTCTTTAATTTGAAAGCAAGCAAGGAGAGAATTGGAGAATGACACTTCTGCAAGTTAGGagtaaaattataatggtatggttccaaattactttttttttcctgtcctctcctcgtctctctctccccaaccTACTCTCTTCTCCTGCAGTCCAGCTCTCGGTTCCTTGCTCCTCCAAGTCTCCGTCGGATCCATCCTCCCCTAccccgcgaaaccctagcctcccgagcccctcgccgccggcggatgGCGACGGCTTGATCGGCCCTGGACACCCgccccgcctcgcctcgcctctgcCTCTCCCCGCTCCCCCCGCGCATCTGATGTTCCTCTCCCGCATCGTCCTCCGCGACCTGGACTCCATCGACtcccccgccgcctccatgGCGTCCTCCAAGAAGCTGGTGACGCGTGACGAGTGGGAGCGGAAGCTCCGCGACGTCAAGATCCGCAAGGAGGACATGAACCGCCTCGTCATGAACTTCCTCGTCACCGAGGGCTTCGTCGACGCTGCGGACAAGTTCCGCGTCGAGTCCGGCACCCAACGTATCTAATGCCGCGCGTACCCCGCCGTCGCACGCTCATCTGTTCCCCTGCTGGGGTTTCATGGATTTCTTTTTtagtgaacttttttttttggtgtccCTTTTGCAGCGGATATTGACCTGGCCACCATCACGGATCGGATGGAGGTGAAGAGAGCGGTGCAATCAGGGAATGTTCAGGAGGCCATCGAGAAGATTAACGATCTTAATCCCACGGTTCGATTCCATTACTTACTCTAGCAATTTTTGTGCCACCTCGAAATCTCGAATGTTGAACTGCCTTTGGTGGTGACGGTGGAGGGGCAGCAATGGTGTTGCAGAATTGGGTTCTACCTGAGATAAGAATGTCATAGTAGCCTTTGTTGTTGTTTAGTAATGCTAGTTTTGGTGCTTCCCTGGGGTATGAGAATTGGACAACGAGAAGGATGGTTGTTTCTTTCTGAAATTTAGAGGGCCAGCTAGTTTTGGAATCGAGGGCAAAGTCCTTGACCTTGTCCGTGTTTTCTGTGCTTGGCGTCTTTCGATGATTAATGAATACTGTTTATTTATTGTATTGTGGGAATTAAGTAGAGATGATGGACCACTTGATTTGTCAAATTGGATTTTGCCAACTGGTTATTTGTTCTTGCCTCTTGTCAATAACTAGGTTAGTGCTCCTCTTGTCAATAACTAGGTTAGTGCTGTCTAGTTAAACACATGCCCAAATTTTAGTTTCCTTTTCTGGGTCTAAGGATTATTGTGGTGTATTTTATTTGACAAgttgtttatattttggaatcaTGAAGCTTATTCAATTTTCAAAcatgccaaattttttttattcaattGGACGGGGAGAAATTGGAAAAGTGAATAACCTTGAACTATGCGAACTATTCttccctgttttttttttttttttttttttttttttttttttgctttacaTGCTAGTTTTCTGCGATAAGTTTGGGAACATTTAACTTAATTGGAACTGATTTTGGTGAGCTCCTGACATAAATCATAAAGTTCAGACTTGAGCACTATAGTGTTATTGTTCAGAGTACTGACGTGATCCCCAAGGATCTAACATATTTTCATAAATATCCTGTAACACATTGGAACAAAATGTCTCTTGCTCTATTCACCGTTAAAATCTTCACAGTTTCTTTTTTCAATGTCCCTTTTAAGTTCATCAATCCAATGATGTTGCTCCATTGACTCCTCGGTACCGAGGTGTGTCTACTGTGGTAAATGGCAGCTCTGATCATGTTATTTGGGAAAAAAAGACTCAACAGATTGGTCATAAATACTTTTTTTAGTATTTTACTCCTTTCTTTAAACAACTCAGAAAATATCTACGGGAATCCAGAAATTACATACGTGGTTGATTGACGAACTGTTCATATCGACAGTATTGGCCATCATGTGATGTGCAATCAAATCTTCTCCAAGTTTGACAGTTTATGTACCTTAAAAGAGCACCTAGAAGCCTTGTGAAACAACACCTTAAATCAAAAGTCATTCTCTTAATGCTGTATGTTCTGCTGCGATGAATTTTGTAAATTAACAGGAAGAGTTCTTTAACTTCTGATTCTTCATCCTGACTTAACTTCCCATGTGCAGATTCTGGACACAAATCCCCAACTGTACTTTCATCTGCAACAACAGAAGCTAATAGAATTGATTCGTGCGGGAAAAATAAATGAAGCTTTGGAGTTTGCACAAGAAGAACTCGCTCCAAGAGGCGAAGAAAATGTAGTTTTCTCAATATTTGCTACTTCAGTTCTGATTCAGCAGTTCAAATCACCTAATTAAAATGTTAGAGAGATTTCTTTGAATAGTTCTGTTAACATCACACTTTGCTGTGACTTttggttcttttctttttattctgcAGCAAGTCTTTCTTGAAGAAATAGAGAAAACTGTAGCACTTTTGGTTTTTGAAGATATAAAGAACTGTCCATATGGGGAACTATTGGATGTTTCCCAACGATTGAAGACCGCAAGTGAAGTTAATGCTGCCATTCTTACAAGCCAAAGTCATGAGAAAGGTTAGCACATGTGCTTTGATATAGTATTCATATTGAGACCTAATATCACTTGGTTATGTTATCATGTATCTACATTGCAATACCAGTTTTGTGCCTATAATAAGTTTTCATTACTTAAATAAATAAAGATCCACAAGTGTAAATCTTAATCAGGAAATGAGAATGCACAGAATGTGGGGTGCCTGTTCTCATTTTATACATTGAAACAAATGAATCACCCATTTATGTGGGATTTTCTGCCACGTTAAAAACAACAAAGGCTTAACTGAAAATCTTTCAGAGACTAACCACAAAGTTACTAATAATACTGACAAGAATGGGTTGAAGAAAGGGCACTTTGCAGTGTGGTACTAACAGATCTATCTATTTTGATGATTTTAAGATATAGTGATCAGATTTGCACTAGATTTCAGTTTTGTTGCtcattgattatattttttttcttttttacaataGAGTTGAAGTTGATATACTGTTTGGAACTTGGAATCAATAAAATGCTGGTCCGGAATGTGACTTTTACTGAAGTTATTTTGTATATGTTTCCCACATAATGCAGATCCAAAGCTCCCTAGCCTTCTAAAGATGTTAATTTGGACTCAAAACCAACTGGACGAAAAGGCAGCATATCCACGAATCAACAATTTCTCCACTGCCGCACTTGAAGATCCAGCGATttgaggccgctcgggaggggATGGCTAAAGAATGTAGGCACCATACCATGACTGTTTTCACACATTGTACTTCCTGGATCTGTTGTGCTCTTCACCTGCAAGGCTGCAACAGTGAATCCAGTGCTTTCTTCGGTCTTTGATCTCAAATGCAAAAAACGtggaatcagaaaaaaaaatcgctcGTGTTGTACATGATGTAGAAGATGTTCATCACATTTTAATCTGTGAAAAATGT
Coding sequences:
- the LOC4332176 gene encoding protein GID8 homolog; translated protein: MFLSRIVLRDLDSIDSPAASMASSKKLVTRDEWERKLRDVKIRKEDMNRLVMNFLVTEGFVDAADKFRVESGTQPDIDLATITDRMEVKRAVQSGNVQEAIEKINDLNPTILDTNPQLYFHLQQQKLIELIRAGKINEALEFAQEELAPRGEENQVFLEEIEKTVALLVFEDIKNCPYGELLDVSQRLKTASEVNAAILTSQSHEKDPKLPSLLKMLIWTQNQLDEKAAYPRINNFSTAALEDPAI